In the Moraxella osloensis genome, ATGAGCTAGCGACAAAGGCATTACTTACAATATCAAAGCAACACCCAGTTATCATCATACATATTTATTGCTTTAACACGGGTGAATGTATCTACTAAGTTACAATATTATAGCAAGACAACCATGCGCTTGTCTGCAAAATTTGTAGGCTACCCTACTAATGAACAGTAATCATATGGCTAATACGACATTTAAGTTAGCTAAATGATTTTAAAACACCGAGGGTTTTGTCTATTACAGTGACAGTCTTGATTAAAACCATAATCGAATAATTGATATGGCTGATTATTATGCCATAACTTAATAATCATGTAAAAGCCATTTGCAAGTTGGCAAGCGGGTTTCACTACAAAAAATATCTCACAAATCAGCACTAGCAAGTGCGCAAAATTTTGGGTTATGGGTATTTGCTGATACAATAGCGCTTTAACATTAAGATTATGTGCCGATGATGGATTCTACTAACACCCTTGCGCCAACTGCGATTACTGACGATAGTGATGCGGCAAAACGCTGGTTGCATCAAACCCAATTTATGCTCTCTGCCCCTACCTTTAAACTGTGTCCTGCCGATACGGGTCGCGAAGTGGCCTTTGCTGGCCGCTCAAATGCTGGTAAGTCCTCTTGCATTAATGCATTGACCCAGCAGCGCCAGTTAGCCCGTTCCTCCAAAACCCCAGGTCGCACCCAAATGATTAACTTTTTTAATATGGGCAATTTGGATCAGCGGTTGGTGGATTTGCCAGGGTATGGCTATGCCGCCGTGCCCGAGGCGATGAAAAAAGAATGGCAGTCAGAGCTTGAAAAATACCTCATTTCGCGTAAAAGTCTCGCCGGTTTAGTGCTGCTCACAGACATTCGCCATCCATTAAAATTCTTTGATGAGCAAATGCTACACTGGGCAAAAGATGGTGAGCTTGAGGTTCATGTGCTATTAACCAAAGCCGATAAGCTCAAATATGGTGCTGCCAAAAACACGCTACAGCAAACCCGCAATCAGCTTAATAAATTAAAATTGCCGTTTAGTATTCAATTATTTTCCGCCCAAGATAGGATTGGGCTCGACGAACTGTCACTGAAACTTGGCAACTGGTTGGCGCTACCCGAGCAGGATGAGCCAACAGATAATGAACCTACATTAACCATCTAATCGTTAAGAGGGTTTAAACTGATTGGCGTC is a window encoding:
- the yihA gene encoding ribosome biogenesis GTP-binding protein YihA/YsxC — protein: MMDSTNTLAPTAITDDSDAAKRWLHQTQFMLSAPTFKLCPADTGREVAFAGRSNAGKSSCINALTQQRQLARSSKTPGRTQMINFFNMGNLDQRLVDLPGYGYAAVPEAMKKEWQSELEKYLISRKSLAGLVLLTDIRHPLKFFDEQMLHWAKDGELEVHVLLTKADKLKYGAAKNTLQQTRNQLNKLKLPFSIQLFSAQDRIGLDELSLKLGNWLALPEQDEPTDNEPTLTI